Proteins from one Paenibacillus amylolyticus genomic window:
- the cysC gene encoding adenylyl-sulfate kinase, which yields MSKEERNITWQSSSINRQDREKQHGHRSRAIWFTGLSGAGKSTLAFALEQYLYDQGVRCYVLDGDNVRHGLNRDLGFTAGDRQENLRRIGEVSKLMVDAGLFVLSAFISPHEQDREMVRQLFEPDDFIEIYVRCSIQECERRDPKGLYKKARNGDIPHFTGISAPYDVPTSPSYIIDTEQLSIEEAVQEIVQHLEQIGALQLPIPSDTALAH from the coding sequence ATGTCAAAGGAAGAGCGCAATATAACCTGGCAATCATCCAGCATTAATAGACAAGACCGGGAAAAGCAACATGGTCACCGCAGTCGTGCCATATGGTTTACCGGATTATCCGGTGCAGGAAAGTCAACCCTTGCATTTGCCCTGGAGCAGTATCTGTATGACCAAGGCGTACGCTGTTATGTGCTGGATGGGGATAATGTACGTCATGGACTGAACCGTGATCTGGGTTTTACAGCAGGGGATCGTCAAGAAAATCTGCGGCGAATTGGTGAAGTATCGAAGTTAATGGTAGATGCCGGGTTGTTTGTCCTTTCGGCCTTTATCTCTCCTCATGAACAGGATCGGGAGATGGTTAGACAGTTATTTGAACCCGATGATTTCATTGAAATCTATGTGCGCTGTTCCATTCAAGAATGTGAGCGGCGTGATCCCAAAGGGTTATACAAAAAAGCACGCAACGGTGATATCCCGCATTTTACAGGCATTTCTGCTCCCTATGATGTACCCACATCTCCTTCATACATCATTGATACAGAGCAATTATCCATTGAGGAAGCCGTGCAAGAAATCGTACAACATCTGGAACAGATCGGCGCTCTCCAGCTTCCGATCCCTTCCGATACAGCACTGGCTCATTAA
- a CDS encoding MFS transporter, giving the protein MERVCWGGSSQAAADFSPDAAFSQLIRMLLAFWFFNDGINTIILMATIYGTSIGIGTADLMLALLLTQFIGFPCTLLLGAWAQRWGAKRVLIFSLSVYICIVILGYFMTQAIHFYLLAGLVGVVQGVSQSTARSLFSNLMPAGRTGEYFGFVNITGKFSSIFGPFVFGYVGQITGSTRWGILSLIFFS; this is encoded by the coding sequence GTGGAAAGGGTATGCTGGGGTGGGAGTTCGCAGGCTGCGGCAGACTTTTCGCCAGATGCGGCGTTTTCCCAATTAATCCGCATGCTGTTGGCTTTTTGGTTTTTTAATGACGGCATTAATACCATCATTCTGATGGCTACAATCTATGGGACAAGTATAGGCATAGGTACAGCCGACTTGATGCTGGCGTTACTTTTAACACAGTTCATCGGTTTCCCGTGCACATTGTTACTGGGAGCCTGGGCACAGCGCTGGGGAGCGAAGCGGGTATTAATCTTTAGTTTATCGGTATACATATGTATCGTAATTCTCGGGTATTTCATGACACAAGCGATTCATTTCTACCTGCTCGCCGGGTTGGTTGGTGTCGTGCAGGGTGTAAGTCAATCCACAGCTCGTTCCCTGTTCAGCAATTTGATGCCGGCTGGCAGAACAGGTGAGTATTTTGGATTTGTGAATATTACAGGCAAATTCTCTTCGATCTTTGGTCCATTTGTGTTTGGTTATGTTGGGCAAATTACAGGTTCCACACGTTGGGGAATTCTGTCGCTTATCTTCTTTTCGTAG
- a CDS encoding MFS transporter, with product MNKKAIKAWIMYDWANSAYATTVLAAVLPVFYASVAAATLDTDTAASYLAYTHSIGMLCVALLTPLLGTLADLSGRKGDFLRVFAIIGVLATLGFSAIGEGDWLLASALLIISTIGFAGGNTFYDAMLPDLVPVERRDMISSKGYAYGYIGGGLLFAVNMLMIQQPGWFGMNSTLAGTRLAFISVSLWWFLFSIPIFRHAPRRPASPDLPGSWKGYAGVGVRRLRQTFRQMRRFPN from the coding sequence GTGAATAAAAAGGCGATCAAGGCTTGGATTATGTATGATTGGGCCAACTCGGCTTATGCGACAACTGTACTGGCGGCCGTATTGCCCGTATTCTATGCCTCGGTGGCTGCCGCAACACTGGATACGGATACCGCAGCCTCCTACCTGGCCTATACCCATTCCATTGGCATGTTGTGTGTAGCCCTGCTAACACCGCTGCTTGGCACGCTGGCTGATTTGTCAGGACGAAAGGGCGACTTTTTGCGTGTATTTGCAATCATTGGTGTCCTTGCTACATTGGGATTCAGCGCAATCGGCGAGGGGGACTGGCTACTTGCTTCCGCCTTGCTGATCATATCCACGATTGGTTTTGCAGGTGGCAATACCTTTTACGATGCCATGCTGCCGGATCTGGTACCTGTGGAACGAAGAGACATGATCTCTTCCAAAGGGTATGCCTATGGTTACATTGGGGGAGGTCTGCTATTTGCGGTGAACATGCTGATGATTCAGCAACCGGGCTGGTTCGGGATGAACAGTACACTGGCAGGCACAAGACTGGCTTTTATCTCTGTATCACTGTGGTGGTTTTTGTTCTCGATACCGATCTTTCGCCATGCTCCGAGACGGCCAGCATCACCGGATCTGCCTGGCTCGTGGAAAGGGTATGCTGGGGTGGGAGTTCGCAGGCTGCGGCAGACTTTTCGCCAGATGCGGCGTTTTCCCAATTAA
- a CDS encoding lasso peptide biosynthesis B2 protein: MLRKIKAYLSLPRSMRHLVWEAYILLGWARIQKAMPFAKIAPGLGAPMVETPMTGLDRSEVIAIRNISKAISIASKYTLWESRCLVMAIAGMKMLERRQIESTLYMGTARNKQGHMMAHAWLRSGKLIVTGADTMDQYTVVGVFGKRCPEKGSGEIVYDT, from the coding sequence ATGTTGCGAAAAATAAAGGCGTATCTCTCACTCCCGCGGTCGATGCGTCATCTGGTATGGGAAGCCTATATTCTCCTTGGCTGGGCACGCATACAGAAGGCTATGCCATTCGCCAAAATTGCGCCAGGGCTTGGCGCACCCATGGTTGAAACACCGATGACAGGACTTGATCGCAGCGAGGTCATCGCTATACGAAATATTTCCAAAGCGATTTCGATTGCCAGCAAATATACGTTATGGGAAAGCCGCTGCCTGGTGATGGCGATTGCCGGGATGAAGATGCTTGAGCGACGCCAGATCGAGAGTACGTTATATATGGGGACTGCGCGGAATAAGCAAGGACATATGATGGCTCATGCCTGGCTGCGAAGTGGTAAATTGATCGTGACCGGAGCTGATACTATGGACCAATATACGGTTGTCGGTGTGTTTGGCAAACGATGTCCGGAGAAGGGATCTGGGGAGATTGTCTATGATACATGA
- a CDS encoding lasso peptide biosynthesis PqqD family chaperone, producing MTATTPMNVEDRIRRKEGNLVSDMGSEKVMMSISSGKYYNLGSTGGRIWDLIEDERSLGEVVEVLAAEYEIEPDVCHEQVVQFLDHLSREGLIDVTRGV from the coding sequence ATGACAGCGACTACGCCGATGAATGTGGAAGACCGGATAAGACGCAAGGAAGGCAATCTGGTCAGTGATATGGGCAGTGAGAAAGTGATGATGAGCATTAGCTCTGGAAAATATTATAATCTCGGGAGTACCGGTGGTCGAATCTGGGATCTGATCGAAGACGAACGCTCGCTGGGTGAAGTTGTTGAGGTGCTGGCTGCGGAATATGAGATTGAGCCGGATGTATGCCATGAGCAGGTAGTACAGTTCTTGGACCATCTGTCACGTGAAGGATTAATCGATGTTACTCGCGGAGTGTAG
- a CDS encoding DUF423 domain-containing protein gives MQRRWMMLGAVMTMLSVAIGAFGAHMLKDKIGPAAIATYETGVQYHMIHALGLLIIGLTAGQLGASTKLKWAARLLFIGIIVFSGSLYVLSISGIKILGAITPIGGVAFIAGWLFLAFDVWQRGKDRS, from the coding sequence ATGCAACGAAGATGGATGATGCTTGGCGCTGTAATGACCATGCTATCGGTGGCGATCGGCGCGTTTGGTGCTCACATGCTCAAGGATAAGATTGGGCCAGCGGCCATTGCTACATATGAGACGGGTGTTCAATATCACATGATTCATGCGTTGGGCTTGCTCATTATTGGCTTGACGGCTGGCCAGCTTGGCGCATCGACCAAATTAAAGTGGGCAGCACGTTTGTTGTTTATCGGGATTATTGTGTTTTCGGGCAGTTTATATGTACTTAGTATTTCTGGCATCAAGATTCTTGGAGCCATCACACCAATAGGTGGGGTAGCCTTCATTGCTGGATGGTTGTTCTTGGCATTTGATGTGTGGCAGCGAGGTAAGGATCGCTCCTGA
- a CDS encoding ABC transporter ATP-binding protein, whose product MSELKYFMRKLHHVTGPILYWNLLGMICISLMEGIGIYMLVPMLSLIGIFEMGSTGLNIPWIGEVLNRFSENSQLLLVLFTFVLIVSGQAWMQRLQTIRNTRIQQQFVRTLRMETYGAIIMAQWSFFLQKRKSDFNHILTTELARVSQGTSIVLQMTASLIFTGIQIGLAFWLSAKLTALVLVCGLFLFIVLRKFVKRAKQIGDQTSEFSQSYYNGITEHFNGIKDIKSNMLERSHTNWFERMCRQIERNVIQFSQLNSGTQLIHRMSAAIIIAAFIYLSLRVMTVPPASLLLIILIFSRLWPRFTAIQSNLEYISSMLPAFRVVRELQAQTAKSREISEEIASANDSGLLRIKPTVLKESITCEDVCYRYEGSDTYSLRNVNASIPARGMTAIVGKSGAGKSTLIDLIMGLVKPESGRIRIDGVPLSEEQLLSWRSSIGYVSQDPFLFHTSIRENLRLVDPNASEEQMWQALQFSSSAAFVRKLPQGLDTTIGDRGIRLSGGERQRLVLARAMLRNPSVLVLDEATSALDSENEQYIHEALERLKGHVTIIVIAHRLSTIRTADRVIVLDEGRVIQEGGYQQLSTDPVGTFSKLLNMQAGVVGQ is encoded by the coding sequence ATCTCGGAATTAAAGTATTTTATGCGTAAGTTGCATCATGTTACGGGGCCCATTTTATATTGGAATCTGCTGGGAATGATCTGTATCAGTCTCATGGAAGGCATCGGCATCTACATGCTTGTTCCGATGCTGAGTCTGATCGGCATATTTGAGATGGGCTCCACAGGGTTAAACATTCCCTGGATTGGAGAAGTGTTGAATCGTTTTTCTGAGAATAGCCAATTGTTACTCGTATTGTTCACCTTTGTATTGATTGTCTCCGGACAGGCTTGGATGCAGCGTCTTCAGACGATCCGTAATACGCGAATCCAGCAGCAATTTGTACGAACGCTGCGCATGGAAACCTATGGTGCCATTATTATGGCGCAATGGTCATTTTTTCTCCAAAAACGAAAATCCGATTTTAACCATATATTAACGACTGAGCTTGCACGTGTGAGCCAAGGCACAAGCATAGTGCTGCAAATGACGGCCTCCCTGATCTTTACGGGGATACAGATTGGTCTGGCTTTCTGGTTGTCTGCCAAATTGACAGCACTTGTGCTGGTCTGTGGGTTGTTTTTATTTATTGTCTTGAGAAAATTCGTCAAGCGGGCCAAGCAGATCGGAGACCAGACCTCTGAATTCTCGCAAAGTTATTACAATGGCATTACCGAGCATTTCAACGGCATTAAGGATATCAAGAGCAACATGCTTGAGCGTTCGCATACAAATTGGTTTGAGCGCATGTGCAGGCAGATTGAACGCAACGTCATTCAATTTAGCCAATTGAACAGTGGGACACAACTTATTCACCGGATGTCCGCTGCGATCATTATTGCGGCTTTTATCTATCTTTCTCTCCGTGTCATGACGGTGCCTCCCGCAAGTCTGCTGCTCATCATCCTTATCTTTTCCCGTTTATGGCCAAGGTTTACAGCGATTCAGTCCAATCTGGAGTACATCAGTTCCATGTTGCCTGCGTTTCGTGTGGTAAGAGAACTGCAGGCGCAGACGGCGAAGAGTCGTGAGATTAGCGAAGAGATTGCTTCGGCGAACGACTCTGGTCTTCTTCGGATTAAGCCAACGGTGCTGAAGGAATCTATCACGTGTGAGGATGTATGCTATCGCTATGAGGGAAGTGATACGTATTCTTTGAGGAATGTGAATGCTTCAATTCCCGCAAGGGGCATGACTGCGATTGTGGGTAAATCCGGAGCAGGCAAGAGCACACTGATCGATCTGATTATGGGCCTTGTCAAGCCGGAGAGCGGTCGTATTCGGATTGACGGTGTGCCACTGTCAGAGGAACAATTGCTGAGCTGGCGAAGTTCCATCGGATATGTCTCTCAGGACCCCTTCCTGTTCCATACGAGTATTCGTGAGAATCTGCGTCTGGTGGATCCGAATGCAAGTGAAGAACAGATGTGGCAGGCGTTGCAGTTTTCCTCCTCTGCGGCATTTGTACGGAAGTTGCCTCAGGGTCTGGATACGACTATTGGTGATCGGGGTATTCGTCTATCCGGGGGCGAACGTCAGCGACTGGTTCTTGCCCGGGCCATGCTGCGTAATCCTTCCGTATTGGTACTGGATGAAGCAACAAGTGCGCTCGATAGTGAGAATGAACAGTACATTCATGAGGCGCTGGAACGGCTAAAAGGGCATGTCACCATTATCGTAATTGCACACCGATTGTCCACGATTCGAACAGCAGATCGTGTCATTGTGCTCGATGAAGGCCGGGTGATTCAAGAGGGAGGGTACCAGCAGTTGTCTACTGATCCGGTAGGGACGTTTAGTAAGCTTTTGAATATGCAGGCGGGTGTTGTAGGACAGTAA
- a CDS encoding sulfotransferase: MIDAQGKGLVFLLCVPRSGSSLSTVMLQNHSRIFATQEMWFLMNLVDLPKADSRAYGGSSIIRQFYNAMVSEDVFEKACRSFALEIYNGFLEGSGADFIVDKSPRYYYMLEWLDRLFPQSKRIHLQRNPLAIAASFKKVNRHTGEGFDLIHSLQSPKLNMKSVDLTLGMLRLNDYFAKPHSNAYELQYEQLVSGPQEELEKICVFLGIPYEQGMEQYGQFLDSAKSDMFYSMGVGDPFLSSHQKAHHDSVNNWKNILEPHEVEMYCRVMGADLFHRMGYSEQLAEAEQWTGVHYDASPDQEVIDRITHQLTAATGCKWQLQYRMQPTDSVVHDPNGIINDHVVEEPEKADPTLAALATIRQLQAALRAADHRLERGYSERERLKVQLASAQSKIQRIKSWVPFGHQISAWASQRKILRGGKS; encoded by the coding sequence TTGATCGATGCTCAAGGTAAAGGACTTGTTTTCTTACTATGTGTTCCCCGCAGTGGTAGTTCCTTATCCACCGTCATGCTGCAAAATCATAGTCGTATATTTGCCACCCAGGAAATGTGGTTTCTGATGAATCTTGTCGATCTGCCCAAGGCTGATTCACGCGCTTATGGTGGTAGCTCCATTATTCGTCAGTTCTACAATGCCATGGTATCCGAGGATGTCTTCGAGAAGGCGTGCAGAAGTTTTGCTCTAGAAATCTACAATGGATTCCTGGAAGGGAGCGGTGCAGACTTCATCGTTGATAAATCTCCTCGTTATTATTATATGCTTGAATGGCTGGATCGTCTGTTCCCTCAGTCCAAGCGCATTCATCTACAGCGTAATCCTCTGGCCATAGCGGCATCATTCAAAAAGGTAAATCGTCACACAGGAGAGGGATTCGACCTGATTCATAGTCTGCAGAGCCCCAAATTAAACATGAAATCCGTGGATCTCACACTGGGAATGCTCCGTTTAAATGATTATTTTGCCAAACCACATTCGAATGCATATGAATTGCAATATGAGCAATTGGTTTCCGGTCCTCAGGAAGAACTTGAGAAAATATGCGTGTTTTTGGGGATTCCATATGAACAGGGCATGGAGCAGTATGGACAGTTTTTGGATAGTGCCAAGTCTGACATGTTCTACAGCATGGGCGTGGGTGATCCTTTCCTCTCTTCGCATCAGAAAGCACATCATGATTCTGTTAACAACTGGAAAAACATATTGGAGCCGCATGAAGTCGAAATGTATTGTCGTGTGATGGGGGCAGATCTGTTCCACCGGATGGGATATAGTGAACAGCTCGCGGAAGCGGAGCAATGGACGGGTGTCCATTATGATGCAAGTCCTGATCAAGAGGTCATCGACCGCATCACGCATCAGTTGACAGCAGCGACTGGTTGCAAGTGGCAACTGCAATATCGAATGCAGCCGACAGATTCTGTCGTTCATGATCCGAATGGAATAATCAATGATCACGTTGTCGAAGAACCAGAAAAGGCAGATCCCACATTGGCTGCGCTGGCAACGATCAGACAGCTGCAAGCTGCATTACGGGCAGCAGATCATCGTCTGGAACGGGGATACAGTGAGCGGGAACGTTTGAAAGTACAGCTGGCTTCTGCCCAAAGCAAAATACAGCGTATCAAATCATGGGTACCATTCGGTCATCAGATCAGCGCCTGGGCTTCACAGCGCAAGATTCTACGGGGAGGCAAGTCATGA
- a CDS encoding nucleotidyltransferase family protein, whose product MIRGDLTALSPEELEARLKGTDWQLFLRLVYHHRLYAVLYVKMKELNSAIIPADVMESLRQQYTANTFRMLHLTAEMEQVCGTFREHGIRNITLKGPALAHDLYGDVSLRTSKDLDILIPFDDVEAAEGILATLGYVSKEGERAPTVRSWKWREHHICYIHPVKRTQVEIHWRLNPDSGKETDFELLWKRSRFSSYTQTPVRMLEQEDLWAYLVTHGARHGWFRLRWLLDIDQMIRSMPLDVKKVERRLKAEGRLSIGSQALHLTSDLLNTPLNTDYQSLMFLSDRTGKRLASEGATFMNDMLESPADMKSYASYLFKLRSTKQKWFFFIERLYPSTWDVDQLPLPRSLFFLYFPLRPFLWFWRRIKRYTVTERGKV is encoded by the coding sequence ATGATTAGAGGTGATCTGACGGCTCTATCCCCTGAAGAACTCGAGGCGCGTTTGAAGGGAACGGATTGGCAACTCTTTCTACGGCTGGTCTATCATCACCGCTTATACGCTGTACTTTACGTGAAAATGAAAGAGTTGAACTCTGCGATCATTCCTGCGGATGTTATGGAGAGTCTGAGACAACAATATACGGCCAATACGTTCCGCATGTTACATCTTACCGCTGAGATGGAGCAGGTGTGTGGAACTTTCCGTGAGCATGGCATTCGCAATATCACGCTCAAGGGGCCAGCGCTGGCTCATGATCTCTACGGGGATGTATCGTTGCGAACCTCCAAAGACCTGGATATTCTGATTCCGTTCGATGATGTGGAAGCGGCTGAAGGTATTCTGGCTACCCTTGGTTATGTATCCAAAGAAGGGGAACGAGCACCTACGGTGCGCAGCTGGAAATGGCGGGAACATCATATCTGTTACATCCATCCGGTCAAACGGACTCAAGTGGAGATCCATTGGCGGCTGAACCCGGATTCGGGCAAAGAGACCGATTTTGAATTGCTGTGGAAACGCAGCCGGTTCAGTTCATACACCCAGACACCTGTCCGTATGCTTGAACAAGAAGATCTATGGGCTTATTTGGTCACCCATGGGGCACGTCATGGCTGGTTCAGACTGCGCTGGTTGCTGGATATCGATCAGATGATTCGAAGCATGCCGCTCGATGTGAAGAAAGTCGAACGGCGTCTGAAAGCGGAGGGGCGTTTATCCATTGGTTCACAGGCTCTTCACTTGACATCAGATTTGCTGAACACGCCACTGAATACCGATTACCAATCCTTGATGTTCTTGAGTGATCGTACCGGCAAACGATTAGCAAGTGAAGGTGCAACGTTCATGAACGATATGCTGGAAAGTCCGGCTGATATGAAGTCTTATGCATCGTATCTGTTTAAACTTCGAAGTACCAAACAGAAATGGTTTTTCTTTATTGAACGTTTATATCCAAGTACATGGGATGTGGATCAACTGCCGCTTCCGCGTTCTTTGTTTTTTCTGTACTTTCCGTTACGTCCGTTTCTGTGGTTCTGGCGGCGAATTAAAAGGTATACGGTGACGGAAAGGGGTAAAGTATGA
- a CDS encoding asparagine synthase-related protein translates to MSAIAGIVHNDGQQALWEDSWRLYASLGHVPADTTGVWKGNEAFLSCHAQWITPESVSEKLPLYDEESGLTITADAILDNREQLADQLQISRAELAMLADSELILRAYQRWGDDVAVRLLGDFVFAIWDERHRKLYAARDITGMRAFYYRHDGSRFAFCTLMNPLLGLEGVHKELDETWLSEFLAIPDMHDSADINSTVYRGISQLPSAHTLVFRDGRLELKQYHRWNEVEPLRLKSDGEYVEAFREVFGQAVGSRLRTHRQVAAALSGGLDSGAVVGFASGTLRSQGKRLQAYSYVPVPDFTDYTSKTLLADERPFIRSTINHVGNITENYLAFEGRSPLSEVDTWLDIMEMPYKYFENSFWIRGFYEKASQQDAGILLTGARGNFTISWGPALDYYASLLKSGRWYRWFREMQQYSERTGMPFSRIAKITGRKAYPEWFKAQAKGASQAASVQLIHPDFAQRTGVLERLKSIIVLQGGAQADALKVRAEKFNNLAIANKNGAVATKCSLRYRAWERDPTSDVRVIRFCLSVPIEQYVKQGTDRSLIRRATSPELPDKVRLNQRVRGVQPADWLHRIIPNWEAFTAELRALCSDSKVAGILNTERIKSALANFPSPRPELASHPDLRLMMHSLIVYRFIRKF, encoded by the coding sequence ATGAGCGCCATAGCAGGAATTGTTCACAACGATGGTCAGCAGGCGTTATGGGAAGATAGCTGGCGCTTGTATGCAAGCCTGGGACATGTCCCTGCGGATACAACAGGGGTGTGGAAAGGCAACGAGGCTTTCCTTAGCTGTCATGCCCAATGGATTACACCGGAATCGGTTAGCGAGAAATTGCCTTTATATGATGAGGAAAGTGGTCTGACGATCACGGCAGATGCCATTCTGGATAATCGGGAACAACTGGCTGATCAACTACAGATATCCAGAGCTGAACTGGCTATGTTGGCGGATAGTGAACTGATCTTGCGTGCCTATCAGCGCTGGGGAGACGATGTGGCTGTCCGATTGCTTGGGGATTTTGTATTCGCCATATGGGATGAACGACATCGCAAACTGTATGCAGCGAGAGACATTACCGGCATGAGAGCTTTTTATTACCGACATGATGGTTCACGATTTGCCTTCTGCACACTCATGAATCCGTTGCTCGGGCTTGAAGGGGTACATAAAGAACTGGATGAGACCTGGTTGTCCGAATTCCTTGCCATTCCCGACATGCATGATTCAGCAGATATCAACTCGACCGTATATCGGGGAATAAGCCAGCTGCCTTCAGCACATACACTTGTCTTCCGGGATGGGAGACTGGAGCTGAAGCAATATCATCGCTGGAATGAAGTGGAACCTCTAAGGCTTAAATCGGATGGTGAGTACGTAGAAGCGTTTCGAGAGGTCTTTGGGCAGGCGGTTGGTTCACGACTCCGAACGCACAGGCAGGTGGCTGCAGCATTAAGTGGAGGATTGGACTCGGGAGCCGTGGTTGGATTCGCTTCCGGAACACTGAGAAGTCAGGGCAAACGGCTACAGGCCTACAGTTATGTTCCCGTACCGGATTTCACAGATTATACGTCGAAAACGTTGCTCGCTGACGAACGGCCTTTCATACGTTCAACCATTAATCATGTGGGCAATATCACAGAGAATTACCTTGCTTTTGAAGGCCGAAGTCCACTCAGTGAAGTGGATACCTGGCTCGATATTATGGAGATGCCATATAAATACTTTGAAAATTCTTTCTGGATTCGCGGATTCTATGAAAAAGCGAGCCAGCAAGATGCAGGCATCCTGCTCACAGGCGCACGTGGTAACTTCACCATCTCCTGGGGGCCAGCCCTGGATTATTACGCCAGCCTGCTGAAAAGTGGCCGTTGGTACCGCTGGTTCCGTGAGATGCAGCAGTATAGTGAACGGACCGGCATGCCCTTCTCCCGTATAGCCAAGATTACGGGGCGAAAGGCATATCCGGAATGGTTCAAGGCTCAGGCCAAAGGAGCAAGCCAGGCCGCGTCCGTGCAGTTGATCCATCCTGATTTTGCGCAAAGAACAGGAGTGCTGGAACGACTCAAATCCATTATTGTTCTGCAAGGCGGTGCCCAGGCAGATGCACTCAAGGTCCGCGCCGAGAAATTCAATAACCTGGCCATCGCGAACAAAAATGGTGCTGTAGCGACAAAATGTTCTCTCCGTTATCGGGCTTGGGAACGTGACCCGACCAGTGACGTCAGAGTTATTCGATTCTGCCTCTCTGTACCGATTGAACAATATGTGAAGCAAGGGACGGATCGTTCATTGATTCGCCGGGCCACTTCACCGGAGTTGCCAGATAAGGTCAGACTGAATCAGCGTGTACGGGGTGTGCAGCCGGCAGACTGGCTACATCGTATCATTCCGAATTGGGAGGCATTTACGGCCGAGCTGCGTGCGTTGTGTTCTGACAGCAAGGTCGCTGGCATATTAAACACGGAGCGTATCAAATCCGCTCTGGCCAACTTTCCGAGTCCGAGACCGGAGCTTGCTTCTCATCCCGATCTGCGATTGATGATGCACAGTCTAATCGTGTACCGCTTTATTCGCAAATTTTGA
- the pdaA gene encoding delta-lactam-biosynthetic de-N-acetylase, translating into MKRMVLYILLALLSISMIPAQAEASPVTGAYHFGFKKSQNGQLPSIDQEGFKSILEHNDAIFLGDTKQKELYLTFDNGYENGFTPAILDVLRTKKVPAAFFVTGHYLKDQPELVKRMAAEGHIVGNHSWSHPDMTRISNEKLRVELEKVKSEVNRLTGQQATFLRPPRGIFNNRTLAESHAQGYVNVFWSVAYKDWDTNVQRGAQYAHQQVLKQLHPGAVILLHSVSKDNTEALGSIIDEARKQGYVFKSLDDLRTKSY; encoded by the coding sequence ATGAAGCGAATGGTTCTATATATACTGTTGGCGCTGTTATCCATCAGTATGATACCAGCACAGGCTGAAGCATCACCGGTTACCGGAGCGTATCACTTTGGCTTCAAAAAAAGTCAAAATGGTCAGCTGCCCTCCATTGATCAGGAAGGTTTCAAATCGATCTTAGAACATAACGATGCCATTTTCCTGGGGGATACAAAACAAAAGGAATTGTATCTCACGTTTGATAACGGGTATGAGAATGGATTCACGCCTGCCATACTGGATGTGTTACGTACCAAGAAGGTGCCCGCTGCTTTCTTTGTGACAGGTCACTATCTGAAAGATCAGCCTGAGTTGGTCAAACGCATGGCGGCTGAAGGACATATTGTCGGTAATCATTCATGGAGTCATCCGGATATGACCCGCATATCCAATGAGAAGCTTAGAGTTGAACTGGAGAAGGTCAAGTCGGAGGTGAATCGGCTGACGGGTCAACAAGCGACTTTTTTACGCCCCCCACGTGGAATCTTTAACAATCGCACGCTTGCGGAGAGTCATGCTCAGGGTTATGTGAATGTGTTCTGGTCTGTTGCATATAAAGATTGGGATACCAATGTGCAACGTGGTGCACAATATGCTCATCAACAGGTCCTGAAACAACTCCATCCAGGCGCAGTTATTTTGCTTCATTCGGTATCCAAAGATAACACGGAAGCACTCGGCTCCATTATTGATGAGGCACGCAAGCAAGGATATGTGTTTAAAAGTCTGGATGATTTGCGGACCAAAAGTTATTGA
- a CDS encoding paeninodin family lasso peptide, which translates to MQNEKKEWQAPALEVLEVNQTMAGTGYRQIDWVTVHDADLYDPTS; encoded by the coding sequence ATGCAAAACGAAAAGAAAGAATGGCAAGCTCCAGCTCTTGAAGTGTTGGAAGTCAACCAAACGATGGCCGGTACTGGCTACAGACAAATTGACTGGGTAACCGTTCACGATGCGGATCTGTACGATCCAACTTCCTAA